In one window of Opitutaceae bacterium DNA:
- a CDS encoding carbon-nitrogen hydrolase family protein, whose amino-acid sequence MNPLQDIQHHGRRTAEPPVVQAVNSETRAGFRNLGYRFLLMLAGMVIAAATGSIAVADEPTLAARQAELLKSPPRKVVVATVCTFLGRKMNAEDRVVIFDRFVSEAEKEADHRYPGAGLDLFVLPENALQRGGETARTAADRALRLDDKEVLQVAALAARARTWLILPMQLAETSGGREVYRNAAVLFDRKGNVAGVYRKLHPLADKSGVFEHGVTPGDGAPVFKTDFGRLGIQICWDMSFEDGWNALGASGAELVAIPSASPQNIPLAWYAQRNRYWIVNSTPRDNVTVFNPIGLVDAQLTRPGVLVHRFDLVSAAIHWNPEVDDGRVFQKRFGDRVGFLWNAREDTGLFWSNDANLSIGAMMKELGQEQMDAQVERIRKALMAR is encoded by the coding sequence ATGAATCCATTGCAGGACATTCAGCACCACGGGCGAAGGACGGCGGAGCCTCCCGTTGTCCAGGCGGTGAACAGCGAAACTCGGGCGGGATTCCGAAACCTCGGGTACAGGTTCCTGCTCATGCTGGCCGGGATGGTGATTGCGGCAGCCACGGGATCGATTGCCGTCGCGGATGAACCCACACTCGCCGCGCGGCAGGCGGAGTTGCTGAAGTCGCCCCCGCGCAAGGTGGTTGTGGCGACCGTCTGTACTTTCCTCGGGCGAAAGATGAATGCAGAGGACCGGGTCGTCATCTTCGATCGCTTTGTTTCCGAGGCTGAAAAGGAGGCGGACCATCGCTACCCTGGCGCGGGGCTCGATCTCTTTGTTCTTCCCGAGAACGCTCTTCAGCGGGGCGGTGAGACGGCGCGAACTGCCGCCGATCGCGCGTTGAGGCTGGATGACAAGGAGGTCCTGCAGGTTGCAGCGCTGGCTGCGCGGGCAAGGACCTGGCTGATCCTTCCGATGCAACTGGCGGAGACAAGCGGCGGCCGCGAGGTCTATCGGAATGCCGCGGTTTTGTTTGATCGCAAGGGCAATGTCGCCGGCGTTTATCGCAAGCTGCATCCGCTCGCGGACAAGTCGGGTGTGTTCGAACATGGCGTCACCCCCGGTGATGGTGCGCCGGTGTTCAAGACGGATTTTGGGCGGCTCGGCATTCAGATATGCTGGGACATGTCCTTTGAGGACGGATGGAATGCCTTGGGCGCCTCGGGTGCCGAACTGGTCGCGATTCCGAGTGCCTCGCCGCAGAACATTCCACTGGCTTGGTACGCGCAGCGCAATCGCTACTGGATCGTCAATTCGACTCCGCGCGACAATGTCACCGTCTTCAATCCCATCGGACTTGTCGACGCCCAGCTGACCCGGCCGGGGGTGCTTGTTCACCGCTTTGATCTCGTTTCGGCCGCCATTCATTGGAATCCGGAGGTTGACGACGGCCGTGTCTTCCAGAAGCGCTTTGGAGATCGCGTCGGATTTCTCTGGAATGCGCGCGAAGACACGGGGCTCTTTTGGTCCAACGATGCGAATCTGTCGATCGGTGCCATGATGAAGGAACTGGGCCAGGAACAGATGGACGCCCAGGTGGAGCGTATTCGAAAAGCGCTCATGGCGCGCTAG
- a CDS encoding IS630 family transposase has protein sequence MSRKPTILTVTADQRGVLERWVGAHGTPQQVVKRCRIILRKAEGLDDATIAEELEVNRHTCRLWRQRFVSAGPQGLWDVANGRGRKPRRGLAKRIVEATLHTKPPGRTHWSARTLAKAQGVHASTVARIWQEHGLQPHRQETFKLSRDPQFVPKLLDVVGVYLNPPQNAVVLCVDEKSQIQALDRTQPGLPLKRGRCGTWTHDYVRHGTTTLFAALNVAAGKISGHCFPRHRHIEFLKFLRQIDAEYAEADELHLIVDNYGTHKHERVQRWLARRPRFKLHFIPTSSSWLNLVERWFAELTGKAVRRGSFSSVPDLINSITRFIEQWNQEPTPFVWTAKAEDILARIERCRRRLEAIQPGCTRRKPRKKAA, from the coding sequence ATGAGCAGGAAACCGACGATTCTGACGGTCACGGCAGACCAACGTGGCGTTTTGGAGCGCTGGGTGGGCGCGCACGGTACGCCCCAGCAGGTGGTGAAGCGCTGCCGGATCATTTTGCGCAAGGCCGAAGGGCTGGACGATGCCACGATTGCGGAGGAGCTGGAGGTGAACCGGCACACCTGCCGGCTGTGGCGCCAGCGCTTTGTGTCCGCAGGTCCGCAAGGATTGTGGGACGTGGCGAATGGCCGCGGGCGCAAGCCGCGCCGAGGGCTGGCGAAAAGGATCGTCGAAGCGACGCTGCACACGAAGCCGCCGGGGCGGACGCACTGGAGCGCGCGAACCCTGGCGAAGGCGCAGGGCGTGCATGCGAGCACAGTCGCGCGTATCTGGCAGGAGCATGGGTTGCAGCCGCACCGACAGGAGACGTTCAAACTCTCCCGCGATCCACAGTTTGTGCCCAAACTGCTCGATGTGGTGGGCGTTTACCTCAACCCACCGCAAAACGCGGTGGTGCTCTGCGTGGACGAGAAAAGCCAGATTCAGGCGCTGGATCGCACGCAACCAGGCCTGCCGCTGAAGCGCGGTCGCTGCGGCACCTGGACGCACGACTACGTGCGCCATGGCACGACCACGCTGTTTGCCGCATTGAACGTGGCCGCCGGCAAGATCAGCGGCCACTGCTTCCCGCGCCACCGGCACATCGAGTTCCTGAAGTTCCTGCGACAAATCGACGCGGAATATGCCGAGGCGGACGAGCTCCATCTTATCGTCGACAATTACGGCACCCACAAACACGAGCGGGTGCAGCGCTGGCTCGCCCGGCGTCCACGCTTCAAACTGCACTTCATTCCCACCAGTTCGAGCTGGCTCAATCTGGTGGAGCGCTGGTTTGCCGAACTCACCGGCAAGGCGGTGCGTCGCGGCAGCTTCTCCAGTGTTCCCGATCTGATCAACTCGATCACCCGCTTCATCGAGCAATGGAACCAGGAGCCCACGCCATTTGTTTGGACCGCCAAGGCGGAGGACATCCTTGCCAGGATCGAACGCTGTCGTCGCCGGCTCGAGGCCATCCAGCCCGGTTGCACCCGGCGAAAGCCGCGCAAGAAGGCCGCATGA